A genomic segment from Paenibacillus sp. FSL K6-1096 encodes:
- a CDS encoding YdhK family protein has protein sequence MKKGLFILAATLVVVISGCGNTVNKEKQASDTSSKAASSMNHSEMEHENMTSEVPAGLQEAANPEYKVGDQVIITEGHMDGMKGAAATIVGAYETNVYAVSYTPTTGGDPVTNHKWVIQQELQDAGDELYAPGTEVVLNADHMPGMKGASATVDTGERTTVYMVDYTPTTGGDPVRNHKWVTGDELQAK, from the coding sequence ATGAAAAAAGGTTTGTTCATTCTGGCTGCAACGCTGGTGGTTGTCATCAGTGGCTGCGGAAATACCGTGAATAAGGAAAAGCAGGCGTCCGATACATCCAGTAAGGCTGCATCCAGCATGAATCATTCGGAGATGGAACATGAGAATATGACAAGTGAAGTACCTGCAGGATTACAGGAAGCCGCTAATCCGGAGTACAAGGTCGGCGATCAAGTCATTATTACTGAGGGACATATGGACGGAATGAAGGGTGCTGCCGCAACCATTGTAGGGGCTTACGAGACTAATGTCTATGCGGTATCGTATACACCCACAACGGGAGGAGATCCGGTTACCAATCATAAATGGGTTATTCAGCAGGAGTTACAAGATGCAGGAGACGAGCTCTATGCACCTGGCACTGAAGTGGTGCTTAACGCGGATCATATGCCTGGTATGAAAGGAGCTTCCGCAACTGTAGATACAGGTGAGCGAACAACCGTATACATGGTAGACTATACCCCGACAACAGGCGGAGATCCGGTAAGAAATCACAAATGGGTAACCGGTGATGAGTTACAGGCCAAGTGA
- a CDS encoding SDR family oxidoreductase: MELKSKVGLVTGGGTGIGRATSLMLAERGATVIVNYSRSQSEAEETVQWINDKGGRAIAIQADVARDKEVEAMVQTAVQQFGTIDLLVNNASITRHIPMDDLASVTDEVWDNLFEVNVKGMFYCARAAAPFMKENNQGAIVNVGSIAGQTGLGSSLPYAVTKSAVHGLTKSLARALAPAIRVNCVVPGAVATRWWDGREEQMKRLAPHLLLKQISTPRDIAQLICAALEQEAMTGQIITVDSGQTL; this comes from the coding sequence ATGGAATTAAAAAGTAAGGTAGGCCTTGTTACTGGTGGCGGTACGGGAATCGGAAGAGCGACAAGTCTCATGCTGGCCGAACGGGGGGCAACTGTTATAGTGAATTATTCACGTTCTCAATCCGAAGCGGAAGAAACCGTTCAATGGATCAATGATAAAGGCGGGCGGGCTATAGCCATACAAGCTGATGTTGCCCGGGACAAGGAAGTAGAAGCCATGGTTCAGACCGCTGTACAACAATTCGGTACAATCGACCTGCTTGTAAACAATGCCAGCATCACCAGACATATTCCGATGGATGATTTGGCATCAGTAACAGATGAGGTATGGGATAATTTGTTCGAGGTGAATGTGAAGGGCATGTTTTACTGCGCGAGGGCTGCCGCTCCCTTTATGAAGGAGAATAACCAGGGGGCAATTGTAAATGTTGGCAGCATTGCCGGGCAGACAGGCCTAGGCTCCTCCCTTCCGTATGCTGTAACCAAATCAGCGGTTCATGGACTTACGAAGTCCTTAGCCCGGGCTTTAGCACCAGCTATTCGGGTTAACTGCGTCGTGCCGGGAGCCGTTGCGACAAGATGGTGGGACGGAAGGGAAGAACAAATGAAGCGATTGGCTCCCCATCTTCTGCTGAAGCAGATTTCAACGCCCCGAGATATCGCTCAACTGATCTGTGCTGCTCTGGAACAGGAAGCAATGACCGGCCAGATCATAACCGTGGACAGCGGTCAGACCTTATAA
- a CDS encoding LysR family transcriptional regulator, translated as MDLKTLKTFHLIVQYGSFNRAAEEMNYAQSTVTMQIQKLESELGVKLIERGKEISLTEAGRLFHDQSLQITKNMEYLQTSLSNLKSGDAGHIRIGVTEPTASYRLPGFLRDFMTEHPNIRISVEISNTPTLRERVLKGEIDFALSTAPDLGSELHFEPLFQEEFAVLMPENHPLAQREVIVPEEFRGYRLLITSATCPYRRKLEMILQESGNIMLDTMEIGSMTALKHYVENGLGIALVPKIMIEPGINGTTVRMVSGSLISMTFGILCKASAHPLQLASGKLYQQLKLYLKELE; from the coding sequence ATGGATCTTAAAACGCTAAAAACGTTCCATTTGATTGTGCAATACGGAAGTTTTAACCGCGCGGCAGAAGAAATGAATTATGCGCAATCAACTGTCACGATGCAAATACAAAAGCTTGAGTCTGAATTGGGCGTTAAGCTAATAGAGCGCGGGAAAGAAATCAGCTTGACGGAAGCCGGCAGGCTGTTTCACGATCAGAGCTTACAAATTACCAAAAACATGGAGTACCTTCAGACCAGTTTATCCAATTTGAAATCAGGTGATGCAGGACATATACGCATAGGGGTAACGGAACCAACAGCTAGCTATCGTTTGCCTGGTTTTCTGAGGGATTTTATGACTGAGCATCCGAATATCCGCATCTCCGTGGAAATATCGAACACCCCGACCCTGAGAGAGCGGGTCCTCAAAGGAGAAATTGATTTTGCGCTTTCTACGGCACCTGACTTGGGATCCGAGCTACATTTCGAGCCCTTATTCCAGGAAGAGTTCGCCGTATTGATGCCCGAGAATCATCCGCTTGCTCAGCGAGAGGTGATTGTGCCTGAGGAATTTCGGGGATATCGTCTGCTTATCACATCAGCAACCTGTCCGTATCGAAGGAAGCTGGAGATGATATTGCAGGAAAGCGGAAATATTATGCTGGATACAATGGAGATCGGGAGCATGACGGCATTAAAACATTATGTGGAGAATGGATTAGGGATCGCGCTGGTTCCTAAAATTATGATTGAACCCGGAATAAACGGGACTACAGTCAGGATGGTCAGTGGAAGCCTTATATCCATGACCTTCGGGATCTTGTGCAAAGCTTCGGCACATCCGTTGCAGCTGGCAAGCGGAAAACTGTATCAACAGCTCAAACTTTATTTAAAAGAGTTAGAATAG
- a CDS encoding GNAT family protein, with amino-acid sequence MYAYIEFENKMIDELVEFLTSETWNFHGQENPTEESIRHNFSNGNYNQNGNQTFWIMDGHTKIGLIRVFDLEDPTCLFDLRLKEKVRGKGIAKHVLNWLSTYIFNNYPHIIRIEGHTRYDNLAMRKTFFNSGFVKESYTRRSWRQGGQLFDSVGYAMIREDWESNTQTIIEDNFPY; translated from the coding sequence ATGTACGCATATATAGAATTTGAAAATAAAATGATTGATGAATTAGTAGAATTCTTAACATCAGAAACATGGAATTTTCATGGACAGGAGAATCCTACTGAAGAGTCTATAAGACACAATTTTTCCAACGGAAATTATAACCAAAACGGGAATCAAACCTTTTGGATCATGGACGGTCATACAAAAATTGGTTTGATCAGAGTTTTTGATCTAGAGGATCCTACGTGTCTATTCGATTTGCGTTTAAAAGAAAAGGTTAGAGGTAAAGGAATAGCAAAGCATGTGCTTAATTGGTTAAGTACTTATATATTTAATAATTATCCTCATATTATTAGAATTGAAGGCCATACCAGATACGATAATCTCGCTATGAGAAAAACATTCTTTAACAGCGGATTTGTGAAAGAATCTTATACCCGCAGATCCTGGAGACAAGGCGGACAACTATTTGATTCTGTTGGATATGCCATGATAAGAGAAGATTGGGAGAGCAATACCCAAACAATAATAGAAGATAACTTTCCATACTAA
- a CDS encoding iron chaperone, whose amino-acid sequence MEDFSDFLVGIDDPNHREKIEEMFNWIRQKYPQLNEVIKWKQPMFTDHGTFIIGFSASKKHLAVSPESFTITHLEDDIVTAGLDYTKELVRFPWKSPIDYTLIEKMINFNIASKANCSTFWRE is encoded by the coding sequence ATGGAAGATTTTTCGGATTTTTTAGTCGGGATTGATGACCCTAATCACAGAGAAAAAATAGAGGAAATGTTTAATTGGATTAGACAAAAGTATCCCCAGCTAAATGAAGTGATAAAATGGAAACAACCGATGTTTACGGATCACGGAACATTTATTATTGGATTTAGCGCTTCTAAAAAACATTTAGCAGTATCTCCTGAAAGTTTTACAATAACGCATTTAGAGGATGACATTGTGACGGCTGGACTTGATTACACTAAAGAATTGGTTCGTTTCCCTTGGAAGAGTCCGATTGATTACACGCTAATTGAGAAAATGATTAATTTCAATATAGCATCAAAAGCTAATTGCTCCACTTTTTGGAGAGAATAG
- a CDS encoding dihydrofolate reductase family protein, which translates to MSRRIILDLAVTLDGYIEGKNGEVDWCIMDPELEFTQFLNQVDTIFYGRKSYDQFGQYIPKVEDSDDDKEIWALVHSKEKYVFSRSQQGEGHEAIFINDHILEEVNKIKQRPGKDIWLYGGASLITTFIQLGLVDEFRLSVHPVVLGEGKPLFADIKDRLNLKLADTRTFSSGLVQLIYHWDGELGAR; encoded by the coding sequence ATGAGCAGAAGAATCATTTTAGACTTGGCAGTAACTTTGGATGGTTACATTGAAGGGAAGAATGGTGAAGTGGACTGGTGCATTATGGACCCTGAGCTGGAGTTCACTCAATTTTTGAATCAAGTAGATACCATATTCTATGGCAGAAAAAGCTATGACCAATTTGGACAATACATTCCGAAGGTTGAAGATTCAGATGATGACAAAGAAATCTGGGCACTGGTCCATAGCAAAGAGAAATATGTGTTCTCCAGGTCGCAGCAGGGGGAGGGGCATGAAGCTATTTTTATCAACGACCATATTCTCGAAGAAGTAAACAAAATCAAACAGAGACCCGGTAAAGACATCTGGTTATATGGCGGTGCAAGTCTGATTACAACGTTTATCCAATTAGGACTTGTGGATGAGTTCAGATTATCCGTACACCCTGTCGTTCTTGGAGAAGGAAAACCGCTGTTTGCGGATATCAAAGATCGGTTGAATCTAAAATTGGCTGACACCAGAACCTTCTCCTCCGGACTTGTACAGCTTATATACCATTGGGATGGTGAGCTTGGTGCACGCTAA
- a CDS encoding excinuclease ABC subunit UvrA: protein MVSLVHANDIVIKGARENNLKNVNVRIPKRKITIFTGVSGSGKSSLVFDTISVEAQRQLGETFSAYIRNRMPRFSQPDADLIENLSTAVVIDQKRLGGNSRSTVGTITDIYAMLRLLFSRIGKPHIGNSHVFSFNDPAGMCPECSGVGHVVQFDVEKLLDRSRSLNGGAILFPAFKVGGWLWNTYAHSGLFDNDKQLADYTHEEWDVLLHGKKSKIVYNTKGGAIESDYEGLLPKLTRLYLKRDSSELSEAKRESIDRFLSYSECSLCKGSRLNQAALGCRINGYNIAECAAMEIGELIRIIEAIQDPVAGPMKEGILTRLNHLVAIGLEYLSLDRQTSTLSGGESQRIKMVRHLSSSLTDMVYIFDEPSVGLHPRDVHRLNGMLRQLRDKGNTVLVVEHDREVMEIADYIIDVGPHAGDRGGTIVYNGDFAGLLHADTLTGRYLKRSLPLKTSVRVPKGHMTVACTSLHNLKEVTVDIPVGVLTVVTGVAGSGKSTLINGAFLSSHPEAIVIDQSVAGTSIRSNPATYTGILDDIRRLFTAANKVSASLFSFNSKGACANCQGLGMIYTDLAFLEPIRMTCEACGGRRFSDEVLAYKLNGKSISDVLAMTVREASKFFSKKELLRKLQTLEDVGLGYVTLGQPLSTLSGGECQRIKLAEELHKEGSLYVMDEPTTGLHMSDISGLMDIMNRLVDSGNSVVVIEHNLDVIKSADWIIDMGPEGGHRGGQIVFEGTPAQLADATHSLTGAYLRKALHLDI from the coding sequence ATGGTGAGCTTGGTGCACGCTAATGATATCGTCATTAAAGGTGCGAGAGAGAATAACCTGAAAAACGTCAATGTCCGCATTCCGAAACGGAAAATCACGATTTTCACAGGCGTCTCGGGTTCGGGCAAATCATCGCTGGTCTTCGACACTATCAGTGTCGAAGCTCAGCGGCAGCTGGGTGAGACGTTCTCCGCATACATCCGCAACCGGATGCCCCGGTTTAGTCAGCCGGATGCCGATCTCATCGAGAACTTGTCTACGGCCGTTGTCATCGATCAGAAAAGGCTCGGCGGCAACTCCCGTTCAACGGTTGGCACGATCACGGATATTTATGCGATGCTCCGGCTGCTGTTCTCCAGAATCGGCAAACCGCACATTGGTAATTCGCATGTATTCTCCTTTAACGACCCGGCCGGTATGTGCCCGGAGTGCTCCGGAGTGGGGCATGTGGTGCAGTTCGATGTAGAGAAGCTGCTAGACAGGTCCAGGTCGCTGAATGGTGGCGCGATCCTGTTCCCCGCTTTTAAAGTGGGGGGCTGGCTGTGGAATACCTATGCCCATTCCGGGCTGTTCGACAACGATAAGCAGCTCGCTGACTACACACACGAAGAGTGGGATGTCCTCCTGCATGGCAAAAAGAGCAAAATCGTGTACAACACCAAAGGAGGAGCCATTGAATCGGATTACGAAGGTCTGCTGCCCAAGCTCACACGCCTGTATCTGAAGCGGGACAGCAGCGAGCTGTCCGAAGCCAAACGTGAATCCATTGACCGGTTCTTGTCCTACAGCGAATGCAGCCTGTGTAAGGGAAGCCGGCTGAATCAAGCGGCCTTAGGCTGCCGAATTAACGGATACAACATTGCAGAGTGTGCGGCAATGGAGATTGGCGAACTTATTCGTATCATCGAGGCCATTCAGGACCCCGTTGCCGGGCCCATGAAGGAGGGAATCCTGACCCGGTTGAATCATCTGGTCGCCATCGGGCTGGAGTATCTCAGTCTGGACCGGCAGACCTCAACGTTGTCAGGCGGGGAGTCGCAGCGGATTAAGATGGTCCGGCATCTGAGCAGCAGTCTTACCGACATGGTCTATATTTTTGACGAACCAAGCGTCGGGCTGCATCCGCGGGATGTTCATCGTCTGAACGGCATGCTGCGCCAGCTCAGGGACAAAGGGAATACGGTACTTGTTGTTGAGCATGACCGCGAAGTGATGGAAATCGCCGATTATATTATTGATGTAGGACCTCATGCAGGTGATCGCGGCGGTACAATCGTCTATAATGGCGACTTTGCCGGCTTACTCCATGCGGATACGTTAACAGGACGGTACTTGAAGCGAAGCCTGCCCTTGAAGACATCTGTCAGAGTGCCAAAGGGACACATGACCGTAGCCTGCACCAGCCTGCACAATCTGAAGGAGGTGACCGTTGATATACCCGTTGGCGTATTGACTGTGGTAACGGGAGTAGCGGGCTCAGGCAAAAGTACGCTGATTAACGGAGCCTTCCTGTCCTCACATCCGGAAGCCATCGTCATCGATCAGTCGGTCGCAGGCACATCCATCCGCTCTAATCCGGCTACCTACACGGGAATACTGGACGACATCCGCCGGCTGTTCACAGCCGCTAACAAGGTAAGCGCTTCCTTGTTCAGCTTCAATTCCAAGGGAGCCTGTGCCAACTGTCAGGGACTAGGCATGATCTACACAGATCTGGCGTTTCTGGAGCCGATACGGATGACTTGTGAAGCGTGTGGGGGCAGGCGGTTCAGCGATGAAGTATTGGCCTACAAACTGAATGGAAAATCCATCAGCGACGTCCTGGCTATGACCGTGCGGGAGGCTTCGAAGTTCTTCAGCAAGAAGGAGCTGCTCCGCAAGCTGCAGACACTGGAGGATGTGGGACTTGGATACGTAACGCTGGGCCAGCCTTTGAGCACTTTGTCGGGCGGTGAGTGCCAACGCATCAAGCTGGCTGAGGAGCTTCACAAGGAGGGCAGCCTCTACGTTATGGACGAGCCGACAACCGGACTGCATATGTCCGATATCTCTGGTCTGATGGACATTATGAACCGCCTGGTCGACAGCGGCAATTCAGTGGTAGTCATCGAGCATAATCTGGATGTGATCAAGAGTGCTGACTGGATTATTGACATGGGCCCCGAAGGCGGACACCGGGGCGGCCAAATCGTATTCGAGGGCACACCTGCCCAGCTTGCTGATGCTACACATTCATTAACTGGGGCGTATCTGCGCAAGGCTCTCCATTTAGATATATAA
- a CDS encoding AraC family transcriptional regulator, which produces MQNDTKNFVISMERFMPHTFQAEKGEGLFMSHSHNYDELTLILEGEGYYSSLDQNIKVAKGDLILIPSGLHHGFVCTEPWQGISVHFYHDKLPAYCQYLFHNAEREQDRIRSAYLSEDDMRWAEMSLLQLEKEWKLDSYNADSYVLMRVAMETILLLFQRNRVTTLMPHVLDDQLTIQEVLKEIHAGYHTQITVSELAARYFLSESNLRKKFTELMGVSPKQYMINLRLREAKRLLLQTDKAVEIISHEVGFTSSSRFYHFFVKAEGTTPLEWRKKAGEQTLTNNHS; this is translated from the coding sequence ATGCAAAATGATACTAAAAACTTCGTAATCAGCATGGAGCGTTTTATGCCCCATACCTTCCAGGCGGAGAAGGGTGAAGGCCTTTTTATGTCGCATTCCCACAATTACGATGAACTGACTCTTATTTTGGAGGGTGAAGGATATTACAGCTCGCTGGACCAGAATATCAAGGTGGCCAAAGGGGATCTTATTCTGATCCCGTCCGGGCTTCACCATGGTTTTGTCTGTACCGAGCCCTGGCAGGGGATCTCTGTACATTTCTATCATGACAAGCTGCCGGCATACTGCCAGTATCTCTTTCATAACGCAGAGCGGGAGCAGGACCGGATTCGCAGTGCTTACCTTAGTGAAGACGATATGCGCTGGGCAGAGATGAGTCTCCTTCAACTGGAGAAGGAATGGAAATTAGACAGTTATAATGCAGATTCCTATGTCTTAATGCGGGTAGCCATGGAGACGATCCTGCTGCTGTTCCAGCGGAACAGGGTGACTACGTTAATGCCCCATGTTTTAGATGACCAGCTCACCATCCAGGAGGTATTGAAGGAGATCCACGCCGGCTATCATACCCAGATTACGGTCAGCGAGCTGGCTGCACGGTATTTTCTGTCCGAGAGCAATCTGCGTAAGAAATTTACAGAGCTGATGGGTGTTTCGCCCAAACAGTATATGATCAATCTCCGCCTGCGTGAAGCGAAGCGCCTGCTGCTGCAGACGGACAAGGCCGTTGAGATCATTTCACATGAGGTCGGATTTACTTCCTCCAGCCGGTTTTATCATTTTTTTGTCAAAGCAGAGGGAACCACGCCACTGGAATGGCGTAAAAAAGCCGGTGAACAGACATTGACCAACAACCACTCATAA
- a CDS encoding sugar ABC transporter substrate-binding protein produces the protein MNAPKRNSGKVLLLSLSVALLTGGLAGCGNSKKEAEAGNNPDAGGQVKIQFAGWGDPSEKEVFTKLIQSFEKANPTIKVDYLHIPSGDYVGKMNTILAGGNAPDVLYVPDGDFGRWVSQDLLLPIGDLVKNSSIDTADMWASGLDRYRYDGSANGQGELYALPKDIGPHVLYYNKDIFSKMNVPFLSAEKPMSMEQLLDTAKKLTVSKNGKTTQYGMGPVWWEDFVLAHGGKFLSDNKQEFTGNSQETIDALQFAADLTNKHGVVPSSAALKDLNDSEMFKTGKLAMMVSGRWMVPEFRKLGFDWDVAPLSGKDWGGISGSVGLAIYSKTKHVEAAYKLVEYLGGPEGQREQSLMGFSIPSFKSMASTDVFLQPGQKPEHAEVFIQAVEKQVSGPWTALPNAKWYDLLAQGLAPMWEGKKSAADVLNELKPKIDAAIKEGNSGLFK, from the coding sequence ATGAATGCACCGAAAAGAAATTCCGGCAAGGTTCTGCTCTTATCTCTATCCGTGGCACTACTAACCGGCGGCCTGGCCGGGTGTGGTAACAGCAAGAAGGAGGCGGAAGCCGGAAATAACCCTGATGCCGGGGGTCAGGTGAAGATTCAGTTCGCCGGATGGGGCGATCCGTCGGAGAAGGAGGTATTCACCAAGCTGATTCAATCCTTCGAGAAGGCGAACCCCACCATTAAAGTCGATTATCTGCACATACCCTCGGGGGATTATGTAGGGAAGATGAATACGATTCTGGCCGGAGGCAATGCCCCCGATGTGCTGTATGTGCCGGACGGCGACTTTGGCCGCTGGGTGAGCCAGGATCTGCTGCTGCCTATAGGGGATCTGGTGAAGAACAGCAGCATTGATACCGCCGACATGTGGGCCTCAGGCCTTGACCGTTACCGCTATGACGGCTCGGCGAATGGTCAAGGTGAGCTGTATGCGCTGCCCAAGGATATTGGTCCTCATGTGTTGTACTACAACAAGGATATTTTCAGCAAAATGAATGTTCCGTTCCTGTCCGCAGAGAAGCCAATGTCCATGGAGCAGCTGCTGGATACGGCCAAGAAGCTGACGGTCAGCAAGAATGGCAAGACCACCCAATATGGGATGGGACCTGTCTGGTGGGAGGACTTCGTGCTGGCACACGGCGGCAAGTTCCTCAGCGACAACAAACAGGAATTCACCGGCAACAGCCAGGAGACCATCGATGCTCTGCAGTTTGCCGCGGATCTTACCAACAAACATGGTGTCGTTCCAAGCTCGGCTGCGCTCAAGGATCTGAACGACAGTGAGATGTTCAAGACAGGCAAGCTGGCGATGATGGTCAGCGGCCGCTGGATGGTACCGGAATTCCGCAAGCTGGGCTTCGACTGGGATGTAGCGCCGCTGTCCGGCAAGGACTGGGGCGGGATCAGCGGTTCGGTAGGACTGGCCATCTACAGCAAGACGAAGCATGTGGAAGCGGCTTACAAATTAGTGGAGTATCTTGGCGGACCGGAAGGGCAGAGGGAGCAATCCCTGATGGGCTTCTCCATCCCAAGCTTCAAGTCGATGGCGTCAACGGATGTCTTCCTGCAGCCGGGTCAGAAGCCGGAGCATGCCGAGGTGTTCATCCAGGCGGTCGAAAAACAAGTCTCAGGACCATGGACGGCCTTGCCTAACGCCAAATGGTACGATCTGCTCGCCCAAGGGCTGGCTCCGATGTGGGAGGGCAAGAAGTCCGCAGCTGATGTATTAAATGAGTTGAAGCCCAAAATCGATGCAGCCATTAAAGAGGGCAACTCAGGTCTGTTCAAATGA